tgtcccgtatttgggagtgaggaagttggcaaccctactaatacgggacaagggcggtcccttacgggacaaactaattgagcctaaaatacgggatgtcccggctaatacgggacagttggcaaccctaaacagtacagcacaggaacaggcctttcagtccaccacATCTGTGCTAAACATGTTGCCTAGATAAactattcttcactgcctgcacgtgatccatatccctccactccctcctaaacccattctcctgccttctctccattacccctgacacccttactaatcaagaatctatctatctctctctgaaaaatatccatcgatttggcctccacaaccttctgtggcaaagaattccacagattcaccaccctctgactaaagaaattcctcctcctctccttcctaaaagaacgtcctttaattctgaggctgtgccctctggtcccagactctcccactagtggaaacatcctctccacatccactctatccaggcctttcactattccgtacatttcaatgaggtccctcctcattcttctgacctccagcgagtacaggtccagtgccatcaaatgcttaaTTGATCTAACGCTGAATATTAATTGATTTGTATTGATATTGAACAATTGCATGTCATGTCAACGCTTGTTTTTGGTTCTGTTTCTATTTATCTAGGAGTGGTTCAGTTGTGAGCAGCACAACTATCAGTGTGCAACCAAACACCATATCGCTAGCTGAGGTAGCCCAAACACTGGCTAATAACACAGCACTGTTTGCCAGTGCGGGTCTACGTTTCGATGTCAACGCCCTCACCAACACAAGTATGTTGCTATTGTTGCTCTTGagggactgcagcgtaggttaatccccgggatagtgggactgatatatgacggacgaatgtatcacaaaatgctggagtaactcagcaggtcaggcagcatctaggagagaaggaatgggtgacgttttgggtcgagacccttcttcagacccgacccgaaacgtcacccatttcttctctcctagatgctgcctgacctgctgagttactccagcattttgtgataccttcgatttgtaccaacatctgcagttattttcctacacaactatgatgaaagaatggatcaactgggcttatattcactggaatttagaaggatgagaggggatcttataggaacatataaaattcttaagggattggacattagAATATGTTCCTTTATAGTAAGTCACAGGGTGATGGAGAGATTtagtggctcttcggcccagagtccatgccaactatcaattACCCATTAATCACATTTTCAGTTCTAACCACCTTCttgtcaattccctccagattctccactcacctgaatgaatgaatgaatgaatgaatgaatgaaaaccttattgtcacatgagacaagtcacagtgaacttCTATCCTTGCATACCTTGGCCCCCATCCCTACACCAGTTCCCCCTtcgttcttgccccccccccccaaaggcgGTTCccccattttagaaggatgagaggagatcttatcgaaacgtataagattaataaggtgttggacacgttagaggcaggaaacatgttcccaatgttgggggagtccagaacaaggggccacattttatgaataaggggtaggccatttagaactgagatgaggaaaaactttttcagtcagagagttgtgaatctgtggaattctctgcctcagaaggcagtggaggccaattctctgaatgcattcaagagagagctagacaggatatggggagaaggcaggaacggggtactgattgagaatgatccgccatgatcacattgaatggcggtgctgactcgaagggccgaatagcctcctcctgcacctattgtctattgttcttcagggcggtccccccacgccacgtcctcctttgttccttcccttggcAGCGACTTCCTTACTTCACGGGGACGTCTCGCCCGTCGGTCGGctccatcatcgaccgccgctgtgacctctcaatgaaatatgagatgctgttcctcaaatgattctgggtgatcagccatgatcatgttgaatggctgtgctggctcgaagggccaaatggcctcctcctgcacctattttctatgtttctatgttaatttgcgttgtgcctctgacagtggaggaggcccaggataggaatgtcagtgtgggaatggaagggggagttaaagtgtttagtctaAATAACGTCCAAAAATTAAGTAtcagtataatgtggaaaattAACGTGACAAATGCTATGCAAAGCTTCCCTGGGGGAATGGAACACATTGGGTAAGGCTCAGTGGTCGGaagccattatatatatatatatatatatatatatatacatacatatatatatgtatatatatatgtgtgtgtgtgtgtgtatatatatatatatatatatatatattcagtctgaagaagggtctcgacctgaaacgtcacccattccttctctcccgagatgctgcctgacctgctgagttactccagcatttactacACCAAGAACCTTGGGGCAAAGACTATTCCCAACCCATTGTAACTGTCcgtctttagttttttagttttagatgtacaggcccttcggcccaccgagtccgtaccaaccagcgacccccgcacactacactatcctacacacactagggacaatttacatttataccaagccaattaacctagaaacctgcacgcctttggagtgtgggatgaaaccgaagatctcagagaaaacgcaagcaggtcaaggggagaacgtacaaactctgtacggacagcacccgaaattgggattgaacctgggtctccggcgctgtaaaagctgtaaggcaacaacactaccgttgtgccaccgtgccgcccacaaatgtCTAATGTAACTGCACCAAAGGCAGATATGCCAAAGAAACAGAATTCCAGTAATGCAAGCCTGGTACCCAGGCTTAATGTGTGACATGCTACTGGAGTCCAGAGTCCTAGTTTCACCTGACATAGATAGTGCAATAATACTCAGATATCAGTCTCAAAAGGACGTGAAGGTACAGAAACTGGACCTAACAGGACACAAATAGAGCAGAAAATTGTGGGTCGTGGGATGATGCAAGTATTAATGTCAGAGGGAAGATTAAAATGAACTTTCCAAAAGACAAAAATTATGAACTAATAATGTTGTTTTCCTCATTCAACattgtaccaccagattccgcaCAATCACAATTCTCCAGTACAACTGAATTACCAACTACATCTGGACCAACAACTGCCAGTACAACAGAATCACCAACTACAACCACGCAAAATCGGGTTGTAGCTAATGTCCCACTCTCTTTCAGTGTTGTTGGTGATTTTGAACCAAGCTTAAATAATCGAAGTTCCCGCAACTTCCGATCCTTGGCTGCCAGTATTACAACTGGGGTAAGTTCCCTTATTCTGTGTTGATCTATTTATTAATCTCTCGTTGATCCTATTGTTTTTACGAAACAATGCcttagaacttcatttatcccaggagggaaattgatctgcagacagtcatagaaacacaaaatacatgaaacatgaaattaaagtgacgagcagaaaggatgggggatgtgcaaagattggggatgggggagggggaaggttggaggggggggggggggggggggggggtggagagtcagtctaccccacgacagaagggggaggaatttgatagccacagggaagaaggatctcctgtggcgttctgtgctgcatcttggtgggaccagtctgttgctgaaggtgctcctcaggttgaccagtgtgtcacggagggggtgagctgtattgtccaggatgctctgcaggagatgctttgaggagcatcctcccctccaagaccacctcccatggacCCCATATGgatctagctgccagaggaggtcgctgACAGGTTTTGGTGCGTTCTTTATCATTTTCTCATTTAGTAAGGAATACAGCCTAAGTATTACTGTAGATATGTTTAATGGCATATTTTCTTTTAGTGTGCTTTAAGTATGAGAAGGTGCAGGAGAGTAATGTTGCATCTCTGAATCTCCAAGGAGATTTGCCGAGTGGATTTTCCTATCTTAAGCcacgttgacagagacagagccaTTTCAATCTTTCAAAGGAAAAATGCAGAGTACAATTTTGGGAAAATGTTGTGCAAGGGAACTGGCTGAGTGATGTTGACTGGTTTGCCCCACTGGTTGCTAGCATGGGCCagctgggctgaacggcctccttcCCTGTCTTTATGTTCCGTGAGTCTAATACTTGTACAGGACTGAGCAAATGCTTCAGTGATgatgaatgacacaaagtgcaggagtaactcagtaggtcaggcagcctctccaaaagacatgaataggcaatgtttcagattgggacccttcttcgaactcattgtcccgacccaaaatatcacttattcACGTTCTGTCGAAATTCTAGGACAgcgctgtggtgcagtggtagagttgctgcctcacagcgccagaggcccgagttcaatccagactacgggtgctgtctgtacggagtttgtacgttctccccgtgatcgcgtgggttttctccatgtgctccaatatcctcccacactccaaagacgtacaggtttgtaggttaactggcttttgtaaacattgttcctagcgtgtgggatagtgatgGTTTACAGGGTTTGCTCTTTGGcgcggaatcgatgggccaaaggggcagtttccgcgctgtatctctaaactaaactaaactaaaagccagatagacacaaaatgctggagtaactcaatgggtcaggcagcatttctggagagaaggaatgggcgacgtttcgagacgagacacaaaacgtcacccattctttctctccagagatgctgcctgacctgcggagttactccagcattttgtgtctaccttcgatttaaaccagcatctacagtttttttcttaaactaaattccACCTGAACTGctaagtcattccagcactttctgtctcctttttaaaccaacatctgctgtgatACACGTCTCTTTAAACCTTTTGCATGTAATATTAAGCGTCCTGAAATggacctcaagagtcaagagagtaaaaaatgtttaattgtcttatttaCAAGGGGAATTTATGACAAGGTCTATATACATCATACGAGGGAACACCAGGGGACACCTTTCAACTGTCCTGCCAACTTCCTAAGTTCAGTGAGAGCCATCTCatcaaataaaaaaacattacCTTCTACTATAAAGTCATTCAAGTAGAAAGAGGTTCTCGTATTTTTATTGTGTGCTTTGAACTTAAACCTTCCTgactcatgtagcacggaaacagaccaagtcattcatgttaaccaatatgtcccatcgaagcaagtcccattttccaATATTTACCCCATATTCTTTATAACCTTTCCTATACTTGCACCTGTCAGGaaaagtctcgactcgaaacgcctcccattccttctgtcagatatgctgagttactccagcattttgtgtctatcaagtgtCTTTcatatgttgctattgtacctccctcaactacctccactggcagctcgttccatctgggattcatgggagggggtcttggaggggaggatgctcctcaaactgcagagcatcctggacaatacagctcaccctctctctccatgacactctggtcaacctgaggagcaccttcagcaacagactggttccaccaagatgcagcacagggcgccacaggagatccttcttccctgtggctatcaaactgtacaactcctcccccttctgtcgtggggtagactgaatcACCCCCCCAATTTTTGTACatctcccaatcctttccactcatcattttgatttcatgtttcgtgtattttgtgtttcatgactgttggcaaatcaattttcctcctgggataaataaagttctatcgtattgtattgtatcgtatcgtatcatatactctctgagtgaaaaagttgcccctcaggttcctattaaatttcccctctcaccttaaacctatgtcctctggtttttaattcccccactgggtaaaagactgcattaatcctatctattcctctcatgatcgtatacaccttacagaaccaggggccacagttacaaATAagtggtaggtcatttaggactgagatgaggaaaaaactgtttcactcagagagttgtgaatctgtggaattccctgccacagaaggcagtggaggccaaatcactggatgttttcaagagagagttagatttagctcttcgggctaacggaagcaagggatggggggagaaagcaggaatggggtactgattttggataatcagccatggcgatgttggctcaaagggccaaatggccttctcctgcacctattttctatgtatctatgtttttatgtttctatatttctaaggtataattctccagagaaaaaaacatgTCTAGCATGCGCTGCTTTAAGCTGCAGGGCTGTGGAACAACTAGCTGAGTGGGGTAACACACTGTAGGTGGTGGCTAACTGCTTGCTGTGCCTATTTGTTCCGATTTTGAAACTGATGTATGAAATGCTTTGGGTAGGAGAAGCAATGGAAGTGGCTGGGAAGTCAAGCCACCTGTCTCTTTAAATTATCCTCCCTGCTCCCACTCTGATTTGTTTGCCTTTTGACAAAAGTTCAGTCTAGTTTGTTGtcttgtgtacagaggtacagtgaaaagcttttgttgcgtgctatccagtcatcggagAGACAGTACACGATGGCCGGTGATATGGCCACTCAAAATGTTAGTTTGGTTAACAACTCTTAGTTTTGCAGTTTATTTATCAAACGATTGCAAATGAATCCTCATAGATGTATTTCTTTTGCAGCTTGATGCTGTGTACAGACTGGACCCAAATTATCTTCGAGCAATAGTCAATAATTTCAGGTAAGGAATAAACAATTTGCATCTCTTGGCTGTGGGTAGTCAATCAACTTAACATTTTTTAACCTCAACCTAAAGGGAGTGCAAATAGAAAAAAATTCAGGTCCACTGCATGGAACCAACTAATGGCTGGAGTCCTGCCATTAGACCACAGAGGTTGATAATAGAAAATATACCCTAgaacacagtacaacacaggaacaggactttcagtctgaagaaggggctcgacccgaaacatcacccattccttctctccagagatgctgcctgtcccgctgagttattccagcgttttgtgtctatcttcggtttaaaccagcatctgcacttccttcccacacactggaaAAGGCCACTATGTTGTCCATCCAAGTAAACCCAACTACCTCCACgtggtatacaccgatcagccaaaacattatgaccactgacgggcaaagtgaataacattggatcgcgccctgctgcgtatggggctgcacatggaggaccaacagcatattaggcaggtggtcataatgttttggctcatcaagacataatgttttggctgattggtgtaaatCCATCTATTCCCAGCCTGTATATGTCTCTGTCTTAATGCCTCTAACATTGCTATCGTAtttacttccaccaccacccacacagtatgttccaggcacaaactgccctctgagtaaaaatcttgcctcccatatctcttttaaactttccccctctctcatcttaaagccatgccctctagtatttgacatttcaacgctgggaaaaaatatatcatctaccctatctacgcctctcagaattttatcaacctctatcaggcctcccctcagcctctgatgcttcagagaaaacaatccaagtttgcctaaTCTCTTCTTACagctcttcttcttcttaagcccttggctcctcggtctttcgagatctccccagttgaaccactcccagacatttgtgcctggacccctcttctccagctgttcctggggccacctcttttcctttttccttgggggttccatttcagggcttgccgggtgatgtttgtggcgcgttttctgagggtgtgtccaatccaacccaattttctctttcaaatttgtaagtcaatgggatcctggcttagctattactccttaatccaggcatcattcagtttacaactcagcggtatgaatatagacgaaatgtgtaggaaggaactgcagatgcagagacacaaaaagctggagtaacatatgTCCTTTGAACCTTTGGGGTAAGATGGTTCTGGATCTggctttagaaacaaggaactgcagatgctggttaatatataaaagagcaccatgtgctggagtaactcagcagcatctctggagaacatggatgggtgatgtttcgggtcgagagccttctacagactctaaagaagggtctcgacctgaaacatcacccaccttttttctccagatttactccagaattttgtatctatcttaggaaaggtttagagggatacaggcctaatgcgggcaaatgtcaagtcaagtcaagtcaattttatttgtatagcacatttaaaaacaacccacattgaccaaagtgctgtacatcagttcaggtactaaggacgaacatacaatggcacacaaacataacagcacatacataaacagttcacagcaccccctcagagggcctcaaaagctagggagtagaaataggttttgagcctggacttaaaggagtcgatggagggggtaattctgatggggagagggccatcttggtcagcacagacgggttgggccgaagggcctgtttctgtgcagtatgattaTGGCTATCTATGACTAGTTCAACATTTGTTCCAAACTCCTGTCTAAACATGGTTCTCAAAACGTTGCTGGATATGAAATAAACTGGATATTACAGTTCAAGATGTATAACCAGATGAATTTACCCTTTCTAGGAATGGATCCATTATCGCAAACTGTACCCTAGAGTATGGAAATACCACCCCACTTCCCACTGGGTCAGAAGTGGTGAGACAATTGGTTAATAGTTTAGCAAATGGCACGGATTTAGGAAACGTCACACTTATTCCAGGGACCATCAGTTCTGGTGGTAAGTGTTATAAATTATGCTGCAAATTTCACAATGCAAGAGCTACCTGATTGTTGCAAAGActgatgtacatggataggacaggttcggagggatatgcaccaaaggtgggactagtataaatggggcacgttgactagtgtgggcaagttgggctgaagggcctgtttccacaatgtatcactctgtgactctaaccagCAGGTTGAAGTTGACTGGTCAATGTTTCTCGTAAAGGTGAAAGGGGTCGGAAATAAAGGTTCCAAAGAggaaattcctcccacatccctccataacATTAATAATGTTGTCACCCTGTGAATCAattgaaaaaaaacttgcattagAGTATGTTCCTTTATAGTAAGTCACAGGGTGATGGAGAGATTtagtggctcttcggcccagagtccatgccaactatcaattACCCATTAATCACATTTTCTGTTCTAACCACCTTCttgtcaattccctccagattctccactcacctgaatgaatgaatgaatgaaaaccttattgtcacatgagacaagtcacagtgaacttCTATCCTTGCATACCTTGGCCCccatccctgcaccagttcccccttcgttcttgccccccccccccccccacggcggtccccccattttagaaggatgagaggagatcttatcgaaacgtataagattattaagggattggacacgttagaggcaggaaacatgttcccaatgttgggggagtccagaacaaggggccacagtttaagaataaggggtaggccatttagaactgagatgaggaaaaactttttcagtcagagttgtgaatctttggaattctctgcctcagaaggcagtggaggccaattctctgaatgcattcaagagagagctagatagagctcttaaggatagcggagtcagggggtatggggagaaggcaggaacggggtactgattgagaatgatcagccatgatcacattgaatggcggtgctgactcgaagggccgaatggcctcctcctgcacctattgtctattgttcttcagggtggtccccccacgccaggtcctcctttgttccttcccttggcAGCGACTTCCTTACTTCACGGGGACGTCTCGCCCGTCGGTCGGctccatcatcgaccgccgctgtgacctctcaatgaaatatgagatgctgttcctcaaatgaTTCTgggtgatcggccatgatcatgttgaatggctgtgctggctcgaagggccaaatggcctcctcctgcacctattttctatgtttctatgttaatttgcgttgtgcctctgacagtggaggaggcccaggataggaatgtcagtgtgggaatggaagggggagttaaagtgtttagtctaAATAACGTCCAAAAATTAAGTAtcagtataatgtggaaaattAACGTGACAAATGCTATGCAAAGCTTCCCTGGGGGAATGGAACACATTGGGTAAGGCTCAGTGGTCGGaagccattatatatatatatatatatatatacatacatatatatatgtatatatatatgtgtgtgtgtgtgtgtgtgtgtatatatatatatatatattcagtctgaagaagggtctcgacctgaaacgtcacccattccttctctcccgagatgctgcctgac
The Rhinoraja longicauda isolate Sanriku21f unplaced genomic scaffold, sRhiLon1.1 Scf000353, whole genome shotgun sequence DNA segment above includes these coding regions:
- the LOC144590845 gene encoding uncharacterized protein LOC144590845, which translates into the protein VNKIYMNNPNFVDIVVNEFRSGSVVSSTTISVQPNTISLAEVAQTLANNTALFASAGLRFDVNALTNTNSAQSQFSSTTELPTTSGPTTASTTESPTTTTQNRVVANVPLSFSVVGDFEPSLNNRSSRNFRSLAASITTGLDAVYRPDPNYRRAIVNNFR